A stretch of the Salminus brasiliensis chromosome 19, fSalBra1.hap2, whole genome shotgun sequence genome encodes the following:
- the sesn4 gene encoding sestrin-3: MIICAKKMEYHLGNQCQLVQNQVMKVNSEKERASPLCMKALASRGRLDTVSQQMASHPQYLESFLRTQHYILYMDGPLPHHYRHYIAIMAAARHHCSYLVSLHSAQFLRVGGDPLWLQGLEAAPPRLQQLDHINKVLAHQPWLTAQSHIQALLKPGEQCWSLAELVQAVVLLAHCHSLCSFIFGSASETDTAPTPRVPHGTPPGYCLCDAANGNTALPPTERTARRRSLDSSCELACLRERIQKSQEEKERKGDPVLQSHTLLHIDAEEEEEEMMCLTDPSRFVTDPDFGYQEFARREEDHFQVFRVQDYSWEDHGFSLVNRLYSDIGHLLDDRFRSVASLPSPHDPDLKRAIWNYIHCIYGIRYDDYDYAEVNHLLERGLKLYIKAVACYPDSTKNPLCPLSWSPLKTSEKVHVNLLVMEARLQAELLYALRAITQYMIA, translated from the exons ATGATCATCTGTGCGAAGAAAATGGAGTATCACCTTGGAAATCAGTGCCAGCTTGTCCAGAATCAG gtgatgaaggtgaaCTCTGAGAAGGAACGTGCCTCTCCACTGTGCATGAAGGCTCTGGCCAGCAGGGGGCGTTTAGACACAGTATCTCAGCAAATGGCCTCCCATCCGCAGTATTTGGAGAGCTTCCTGCGCACCCAGCACTACATTCTGTATATGGACGGCCCATTGCCGCATCATTACCGCCACTACATAGCCATCATG GCTGCAGCACGGCATCATTGCAGCTACCTGGTTTCTCTGCACTCGGCTCAGTTCCTGCGGGTGGGGGGCGACCCGCTGTGGCTGCAGGGTTTGGAAGCGGCACCCCCTCGCCTGCAACAGCTCGACCACATTAACAAAGTGTTGGCTCACCAGCCGTGGCTCACTGCTCAGTCCCACATCCAG GCTCTGCTGAAACCGGGTGAACAGTGCTGGTCCCTAGCTGAGCTGGTCCAGGCCGTGGTGCTGCTGGCCCACTGTCACTCACTCTGCAGCTTTATCTTCGGCTCGGCCTCCGAGACAGACACCGCGCCCACCCCGAGAGTGCCTCACGGAACGCCCCCGGGCTACTGCCTGTGCGACGCTGCCAACGGCAACACAGCCTTACCACCCACAGAACGCACGGCCCGCAGAAGG TCTCTAGACTCAAGCTGTGAGCTGGCGTGCCTGCGAGAGAGAATACAGAAGTctcaggaggagaaagagagaaaaggagatcCAGTcctacagtcacacacacttctgcataTAG atgcagaggaggaggaagaggagatgaTGTGTTTGACAGACCCCTCCCGCTTCGTCACAGATCCTGATTTTGGCTACCAGGAATTTGCCCGACGGGAGGAGGACCATTTCCAAGTATTCCGGGTGCAG gACTACTCGTGGGAAGATCACGGTTTCTCCCTAGTGAACCGGCTCTACTCTGACATCGGGCATCTGCTGGACGACCGGTTCCGGAGTGTGGCTTCTCTCCCTTCCCCCCACGACCCTGATCTCAAAAGAGCAATCTGGAACTACATCCATTGCATCTATGGAATTAG AtatgatgattatgattatgcaGAAGTGAACCATCTGCTGGAGCGTGGACTGAAGCTTTATATTAAGGCAGTGGCCTGCTATCCAGACTCTACTAAGAACCCTCTGTGTCCCCTGTCCTGGTCCCCTCTCAAAACATCGGAGAAG gtCCATGTGAATCTGCTGGTGATGGAAGCCCGGCTTCAGGCTGAGCTGCTCTATGCACTTAGAGCCATCACTCAGTACATGATCGCCTAG
- the c19hxorf65 gene encoding uncharacterized protein CXorf65 homolog has product MFISIRHGENEQFLVNTNCTITVLLEYVRAELGIAESDQVDLCDEQGVLKLLFLSKNPQEYASHLLPSRETFVVCTINRSSEGAYVSITPHVMSPDPALQEELQNQTDSLEKTRPKQRRVVEERETSTEAAAQSDSSQPVKGRGRTVHADAADPESYRRTGTKRNRN; this is encoded by the exons ATGTTCATTTCCATTAGACATGGAG AGAATGAGCAGTTCTTGGTAAACACCAACTGCACCATCACTGTCCTGCTAGAGTATGTGAGAGCCGAGCTGGGAATTGCTGAGTCAG ACCAAGTTGATCTGTGTGATGAACAAGGAGTGCTGAAACTGCTCTTCTTGTCCAAGAACCCCCAGGAGTATGCCAGTCACCTGTTACCCTCACGTGAAACGTTTGTGGTCTGCACCATCAACC GTTCCTCTGAGGGTGCTTATGTCTCCATCACTCCACATGTGATGAGCCCTGACCCTGCACTCCAAG aaGAGCTGCAAAATCAGACTGACAGTCTGGAGAAGACTCGGCCGAAGCAGCGCCGCGTGGTGGAGGAGCGCGAGACGTCCACAGAAGCTGCAGCTCAGAGCGACTCCAGCCAACCT GTTAAGGGGCGAGGACGAACAGTGCATGCTGATGCTGCTGATCCAGAATCATACCGCCGAACGGGAACCAAGAGGAACCGCAATTAA